In Patescibacteria group bacterium, a genomic segment contains:
- a CDS encoding ABC transporter ATP-binding protein produces the protein MNNTVIKTSGLTKIFGTKKVVSGISFEVLKNTIFGILGPNGSGKTTTLRMLATILSPTSGSIEIEGLDYINNAQEIRQNIGYVPQKDALYLNLSVWENVDFFFSAYKYDGNRNERISETLKMVDLLGSKAKLVKNLSGGMAKRLSIACAIVHKPQILFFDEATMGLDPVAREKIWQLTFELKKTATIITTTHYMDEAQTLCDQLIILREGKIIIEGSPEQIIARHRAKNLQEVLANI, from the coding sequence GTGAACAATACAGTTATCAAAACATCTGGGCTAACAAAAATATTCGGAACAAAAAAAGTTGTTTCCGGCATTTCTTTTGAGGTTTTAAAAAATACAATTTTTGGCATTCTTGGCCCAAATGGTTCGGGCAAAACGACCACGCTTAGAATGTTGGCGACAATTCTTTCGCCCACCAGTGGCTCAATAGAAATTGAAGGTCTAGACTATATAAATAATGCTCAAGAGATTCGCCAAAATATTGGATACGTGCCGCAAAAAGATGCTCTTTACTTGAACTTGTCGGTTTGGGAAAACGTTGATTTCTTTTTTAGTGCTTATAAATATGACGGCAATAGAAATGAAAGAATCTCCGAAACTCTGAAAATGGTTGATCTTCTTGGTTCTAAAGCTAAGCTTGTAAAAAATTTATCTGGCGGAATGGCTAAAAGATTATCAATCGCTTGTGCGATAGTACATAAACCCCAGATACTTTTTTTTGATGAGGCAACGATGGGGCTCGATCCGGTTGCCCGGGAGAAAATTTGGCAGCTGACTTTTGAATTGAAAAAAACAGCGACAATCATCACCACTACACATTATATGGATGAAGCCCAAACTCTGTGTGATCAATTGATAATTCTGCGCGAAGGAAAAATAATTATTGAGGGAAGTCCAGAACAAATAATTGCAAGGCACAGGGCGAAGAATCTACAGGAAGTACTAGCAAACATTTAG
- a CDS encoding class I SAM-dependent methyltransferase: MNIIDQKINQDLNIVRKRIDIDAVLKNEYQGKGVKKYYRINRLPYIIFYDRSGMMHSGLSYDGKFKKLDYLGPIKIIEKYIESLKAKKILELGAGNGANSGLLASKYPSISFFALDYSLKPLARYRKNKNFSQVVGDYHDLSLYEEDSFEIVFAIETICHTSNKTKVLEEIKRVLKPGGVFICFDMYSVRDESGLSENELLIKSLVAKGMAVDEFESIEKFKKDVEKAKMIIEKNDVISNLVIPTADMLRERSLHILGRTTWKGKLFGPIFSQDILMSFAAGMFLSAAIKNKIFSYYFQVLGK, translated from the coding sequence ATGAATATCATTGACCAAAAAATCAATCAAGATTTAAACATTGTGCGGAAACGGATAGACATTGATGCTGTGCTCAAAAATGAATATCAGGGCAAGGGGGTTAAAAAGTACTACAGGATCAATAGACTGCCGTATATCATTTTTTACGATCGTAGTGGCATGATGCACTCCGGTTTGTCGTATGACGGAAAATTCAAAAAGTTAGACTATCTGGGGCCAATCAAAATTATTGAGAAATATATTGAGAGCCTAAAAGCAAAAAAAATTTTAGAGCTAGGAGCTGGAAATGGCGCTAATAGCGGGTTACTTGCCTCAAAATATCCATCAATCAGTTTTTTTGCGCTAGACTATTCTCTTAAACCACTTGCGAGATATCGAAAAAATAAGAATTTTTCTCAGGTTGTTGGCGATTATCACGATCTAAGTTTGTATGAGGAAGATTCTTTTGAGATTGTTTTTGCAATTGAGACGATTTGTCATACTAGCAATAAAACCAAAGTTCTCGAAGAGATTAAGAGAGTTCTAAAACCGGGAGGGGTCTTCATCTGTTTCGACATGTATTCTGTGAGAGATGAATCTGGTCTCTCGGAAAATGAGCTATTGATAAAATCGTTGGTGGCGAAAGGAATGGCGGTAGATGAATTCGAATCAATTGAAAAATTCAAAAAAGATGTTGAAAAAGCAAAAATGATTATTGAAAAAAATGATGTTATCTCTAACCTGGTAATTCCGACTGCAGATATGCTGCGAGAAAGATCATTGCATATATTGGGGAGAACTACGTGGAAGGGTAAATTATTTGGTCCAATTTTTTCACAAGATATTTTAATGAGTTTTGCTGCTGGAATGTTTCTTTCGGCTGCGATAAAAAACAAAATTTTTTCCTATTATTTTCAAGTTTTGGGAAAGTAA
- a CDS encoding ABC transporter ATP-binding protein has protein sequence MIKISHVTKKYGKEIIVDDLSLSIKEGTIFGFLGPNGAGKTTTLKIILSLIKDYDGIITIGGEMTMDAKTKEKIGFMPEDPYFYDHLTGLEFLKFCGELFNYSREKNNGYYLNILDQVGLYDARSMMVRNYSKGMKQRLGLAQALVNDPDYIFLDEPLDGLDPIGRADIKNIIKGLKKRKKTVFFSSHILSDIEELCDEIGIINKGKLLYSGSVKKFCRGSAFEEKFVEVIKNEKRTGNR, from the coding sequence ATGATTAAGATATCGCATGTCACAAAAAAGTACGGCAAAGAGATTATCGTCGACGATCTTTCTCTCTCGATAAAAGAGGGGACGATTTTCGGTTTTTTGGGCCCGAACGGAGCAGGGAAGACGACTACGCTCAAAATTATACTCAGTCTCATCAAGGACTATGACGGCATTATTACGATCGGCGGCGAGATGACCATGGACGCAAAAACAAAAGAAAAAATTGGTTTTATGCCAGAAGACCCCTACTTCTATGACCATCTGACCGGTTTGGAATTCCTGAAATTCTGTGGTGAACTTTTCAATTATTCGAGAGAGAAAAATAACGGATATTATCTGAATATTCTAGACCAAGTCGGGCTGTACGATGCAAGAAGCATGATGGTGAGAAATTATTCCAAGGGCATGAAGCAGCGTCTCGGCCTCGCGCAAGCCCTCGTAAATGATCCAGATTATATTTTTCTCGATGAACCGCTCGACGGGCTTGACCCAATCGGCCGCGCCGATATCAAAAATATCATCAAAGGTTTGAAAAAACGAAAAAAAACAGTCTTTTTTTCCTCACACATCCTCTCGGATATCGAAGAGTTATGCGATGAAATCGGCATAATTAATAAAGGAAAATTATTATATTCCGGCTCGGTGAAAAAATTCTGCCGTGGTAGCGCATTTGAAGAAAAATTTGTCGAGGTTATAAAAAATGAAAAACGTACTGGCAATCGCTAA
- a CDS encoding ABC transporter permease: protein MLKIALYELKKFVRDRRWFLLFLTQPIIVVIFLGLVTWQEPKDIRVSLFNVDSNKYSEEIVQNLEDEERINFSSESSEKEALEGVKNDKFRSAVIVDIAEEENLIKGKIRIVENSTVPDLSGRVKMLVVDAVEGSLAGFAGQNVKVQAEGNLQKQIETIIHDPEQLKLVTKNHTSISIEEDSIRIAEEKNTTKSLKYFDYFLSALMVLLMIINAINLSTISITSERSEGTFERFFVTPYRKSQMIFGKFIAFSFVAIILSVLVISTLKIFFEVSLGPIWLVGIIMFITAETAIALGILISAVTHSLQESIQVGVIVFYLTLILTPFLFQSETIHPYIKNISLIVPFTYSIRAMREVNLLNMEFFDVWPNLLILIGFLVLFILLAINFLRRKAE from the coding sequence GTGTTAAAAATTGCACTTTATGAGTTGAAAAAATTTGTAAGAGACAGGCGGTGGTTTCTTCTTTTTCTTACCCAGCCGATAATAGTCGTGATTTTTCTCGGGCTAGTAACTTGGCAGGAGCCAAAAGATATCAGGGTGTCATTATTTAATGTCGACTCGAATAAATATTCTGAAGAAATCGTCCAGAATTTAGAAGATGAGGAGAGGATAAATTTTTCATCCGAATCCAGTGAAAAGGAGGCTTTGGAGGGGGTAAAAAACGATAAATTTCGCTCAGCGGTCATTGTCGATATTGCAGAGGAAGAGAATCTGATTAAAGGGAAAATTCGGATTGTTGAAAATTCAACAGTGCCTGATCTTAGCGGTAGGGTCAAAATGCTTGTGGTCGATGCTGTGGAGGGCTCGCTCGCTGGTTTTGCTGGGCAAAATGTCAAAGTCCAGGCGGAAGGCAATTTACAGAAGCAAATTGAAACAATTATCCATGATCCTGAACAACTCAAACTTGTTACAAAAAATCATACCAGCATAAGCATTGAAGAAGATTCAATCAGGATAGCGGAAGAAAAAAATACCACAAAAAGCCTTAAATATTTTGACTATTTTCTTTCTGCCCTGATGGTTCTTTTGATGATAATCAATGCGATAAACTTATCAACGATTTCAATCACCAGTGAGCGGTCTGAGGGGACATTTGAGCGTTTTTTTGTTACTCCTTATCGTAAATCGCAGATGATTTTCGGAAAGTTTATCGCTTTCTCGTTTGTTGCGATCATTTTGTCGGTATTGGTGATATCAACTTTAAAAATATTTTTTGAAGTTTCTCTTGGTCCGATTTGGTTGGTCGGGATAATTATGTTTATTACTGCTGAAACGGCGATTGCCTTGGGGATTCTGATTTCGGCAGTGACTCATTCTCTGCAAGAATCGATTCAGGTCGGGGTAATAGTGTTCTATTTGACCCTAATTCTAACCCCGTTTTTATTTCAATCTGAGACCATACACCCTTATATCAAAAATATTTCGTTGATTGTGCCATTTACATATTCAATCAGGGCGATGCGCGAAGTTAACTTGCTCAATATGGAGTTTTTTGATGTTTGGCCAAATTTATTAATACTAATTGGTTTTCTTGTTTTGTTTATTTTGCTGGCAATCAACTTCTTGAG
- a CDS encoding ABC transporter permease, whose translation MKNVLAIAKNTFRETIRDRILYSILIFGMLFIISTIFLGSISLGEDLKIIRDLGLAGIYIFGLIITIFLGTSLIYKEIEGRTLYIVFSKPVGAAQYILGKFLGLFTSVVLTILIMSVLYLAIVAAKGGGFDYFGLAAIGMQILELAVFIALSILFSTFSTPLASTLYAILLLFIGHSLPMILKYALKSSVLFKYFAYAIYYILPNLEKFNLRNIAVHGILPNGLAVFSAVAYGVVYTIIILAIANYSLSKQEV comes from the coding sequence ATGAAAAACGTACTGGCAATCGCTAAAAATACATTCCGCGAGACCATCCGTGATCGGATTCTTTATTCGATTTTGATATTCGGCATGCTTTTCATCATCTCAACTATTTTTTTAGGTTCAATTTCACTCGGCGAAGATCTAAAAATAATTCGCGATCTGGGACTTGCCGGAATTTATATCTTCGGTTTGATTATCACGATTTTTCTCGGAACATCACTCATCTATAAGGAGATTGAAGGAAGAACGCTTTATATCGTTTTTTCGAAGCCGGTTGGAGCAGCCCAATATATCTTGGGCAAATTTCTCGGACTTTTCACATCCGTGGTTCTAACTATTTTGATCATGTCGGTGCTTTATCTTGCAATTGTCGCGGCAAAAGGCGGAGGATTTGATTATTTCGGTCTCGCCGCGATTGGCATGCAGATTTTAGAACTTGCAGTTTTTATTGCGCTTTCGATCCTATTTTCAACCTTTTCGACTCCACTAGCCTCAACTCTCTACGCGATTTTGCTTCTTTTCATTGGCCATTCACTACCGATGATATTAAAATATGCTTTAAAATCGAGCGTGCTTTTCAAATATTTCGCATATGCGATTTACTACATTCTGCCCAACCTCGAGAAGTTCAATCTTAGAAACATTGCCGTGCACGGAATTTTGCCGAACGGTTTGGCTGTCTTTTCTGCTGTAGCTTATGGTGTAGTTTATACGATAATAATTCTCGCAATCGCAAATTATTCCCTGTCCAAACAGGAGGTTTAA
- a CDS encoding AarF/ABC1/UbiB kinase family protein produces the protein MPRSLQLTGLTIKYGFFSFFRSLGLYPHSYPKIARMYLEEAGGALIKMGQILALRYEILPPEYCWELSELFDNVPPMGYAEVQEIISKEFGKSPHEMFTIFEDAPIASASFAQVHRAILPNGKEVAVKVQRPNLEYKVKKDFRFLRTISPFLNLMFRMKTLSVRDILFELEESTLRELDFRLEKDNAEIIRKNLPKTNRFVVPECYSEFTTAKILTQDFIHGTKLTDIMRAKNSNVTNEQFRDIDFDLDRIADDIISELGRQYFMVGTYHSDPHPGNIIITNDGKIALVDFGIVGHVTKFSRSLFWNFIRHIVLDVDAEKAAAAFIRLGSRPIEERVRFLSQDKIQVPDQFLQIISELSTSFEHPLKSVMDNWDDATGDPSTPIYDRSTAVAFIKGMKLAEQYCVHFQRDLIMFIRTLVIGDMMAMQIAPTFKMKHALVKFAREYPEVVNEMQERLSHYEIENEKLSDPWNEDARYNAKAYISEWFEDLIDNRPSLYKKIKPSVLRFRQML, from the coding sequence ATGCCTAGATCTCTTCAATTAACTGGTCTCACAATTAAATACGGATTTTTCTCCTTTTTCCGATCTCTTGGTTTGTACCCGCATTCATATCCCAAGATTGCACGAATGTATCTGGAAGAAGCAGGCGGAGCGCTCATCAAAATGGGCCAGATTTTAGCTTTGAGATATGAGATTTTGCCACCAGAGTATTGCTGGGAACTCTCTGAGCTTTTCGATAATGTGCCGCCGATGGGGTATGCCGAAGTTCAGGAGATTATTTCGAAAGAATTTGGAAAATCACCGCATGAAATGTTTACGATTTTTGAAGATGCACCAATAGCTTCAGCCTCTTTTGCCCAAGTTCATCGGGCGATACTTCCAAATGGTAAGGAAGTTGCAGTCAAGGTCCAGAGACCGAATCTTGAATATAAAGTAAAGAAAGATTTTAGGTTTTTAAGAACGATTTCTCCTTTCTTGAATTTGATGTTCAGGATGAAAACATTGAGCGTTCGAGATATTCTGTTTGAGCTTGAAGAGTCGACGCTGCGAGAATTGGATTTCCGTCTCGAGAAAGACAATGCGGAAATCATCCGGAAGAATTTGCCAAAAACGAATCGTTTTGTTGTGCCGGAGTGTTATTCAGAATTTACAACAGCCAAAATCTTGACCCAGGATTTCATTCATGGCACGAAACTGACGGATATCATGCGTGCCAAAAATAGCAATGTAACAAATGAACAATTTAGAGATATCGATTTTGATCTTGATAGAATTGCTGATGATATAATTTCTGAGCTTGGTAGGCAATATTTTATGGTTGGAACCTATCATAGTGATCCTCATCCAGGGAATATTATCATTACCAATGATGGCAAAATTGCGCTAGTAGATTTTGGCATAGTTGGTCATGTTACAAAATTTAGCCGTTCACTTTTTTGGAACTTTATTCGCCACATTGTTTTAGATGTTGACGCAGAGAAGGCCGCCGCAGCTTTCATTCGTCTTGGCAGCCGCCCGATTGAAGAAAGGGTGAGATTTTTATCGCAAGATAAAATTCAAGTACCAGATCAGTTTTTACAGATTATCTCCGAATTATCAACTTCATTTGAACATCCGCTCAAGTCAGTTATGGATAACTGGGACGATGCAACAGGCGACCCATCAACTCCGATTTACGATAGGAGCACGGCGGTTGCTTTTATAAAGGGGATGAAATTAGCCGAGCAATATTGCGTCCATTTTCAAAGAGATTTAATTATGTTTATTCGGACTCTAGTTATCGGGGATATGATGGCTATGCAGATTGCTCCCACCTTTAAAATGAAACATGCGCTAGTAAAATTTGCTAGGGAATATCCGGAAGTGGTGAATGAAATGCAAGAGCGACTCTCTCATTATGAGATTGAAAATGAAAAACTCTCAGATCCTTGGAATGAGGATGCAAGATATAATGCTAAAGCATATATCTCCGAATGGTTTGAAGATCTGATAGATAATCGTCCGTCTTTATACAAAAAAATTAAGCCTTCTGTGCTAAGATTTAGGCAGATGCTATAA
- the miaA gene encoding tRNA (adenosine(37)-N6)-dimethylallyltransferase MiaA, which yields MQMENVQKIVAIVGPTATGKTGLGVAIAKKYDGEIVSADSRQVFRGLDIGTGKDLSEYGNIKYHLIDICDPGEEFSMFDWLSRAREVIEGIFARGKLPVIVGGTGLYVQALIEGFEIKDHPSRPRLEPRSEESRIKNQAKISREQLNSMSLEELQKIYYGLRTNDHGLDVQNPRRLIRAIEKAQEGTAPTKIKPDFVVLQIAIDYPREELYSRIDKRVDEWFAEGFYEEVSNLMEKGVSLSWFEKIGLEYKILANYIDKDQKDFEVIKQNMKWKIHQYARRQLTWFRRFSEIIWAKNKNDVFGVIDDFLKE from the coding sequence ATGCAAATGGAAAATGTGCAGAAAATTGTGGCAATTGTCGGGCCGACAGCTACTGGAAAAACAGGCCTAGGAGTTGCAATTGCCAAAAAATATGACGGCGAAATAGTCTCGGCAGATTCGAGACAAGTTTTTCGCGGACTCGATATTGGGACCGGTAAAGATCTCTCCGAATATGGCAATATCAAATATCACCTCATCGATATTTGCGATCCTGGTGAAGAATTTTCAATGTTTGATTGGCTATCACGTGCCCGCGAAGTTATCGAAGGCATTTTTGCCCGCGGCAAACTGCCGGTAATTGTCGGAGGAACGGGGCTTTACGTTCAAGCTTTAATTGAGGGATTTGAAATCAAGGATCACCCGTCTCGGCCGAGGCTCGAGCCGAGGTCGGAAGAATCAAGAATCAAGAATCAAGCGAAAATTTCCCGGGAACAATTAAATTCGATGTCGCTCGAAGAATTGCAGAAAATTTACTACGGGCTACGGACTAATGACCATGGGCTTGACGTTCAGAATCCTCGAAGGTTAATTAGGGCGATCGAGAAGGCGCAAGAAGGCACAGCACCGACAAAAATCAAACCGGATTTTGTTGTCCTACAAATTGCTATCGATTACCCGCGGGAGGAATTGTATTCGAGAATAGATAAGCGGGTCGACGAATGGTTTGCGGAGGGCTTTTATGAGGAAGTCTCAAATCTAATGGAAAAGGGAGTTTCTCTCTCATGGTTCGAAAAGATCGGGTTGGAATACAAGATATTAGCCAATTATATTGATAAAGATCAAAAAGATTTTGAAGTCATAAAACAGAATATGAAATGGAAAATTCATCAATACGCCAGAAGGCAGCTCACTTGGTTCCGAAGGTTTTCGGAAATTATTTGGGCAAAAAATAAAAATGATGTGTTTGGAGTTATCGACGATTTTCTTAAAGAATAA
- a CDS encoding YifB family Mg chelatase-like AAA ATPase, which produces MFYSTIKLVKTNNSKGPFGTKRLRTEMQGGDLNKVARVLSATTMGLECYPIEVEVDIGAGLPSFTIVGLPDKAIDESKERIRSAIKNCHLPFPQHRLTVNLAPADMKKEGPSFDLPMAVGILLASEQLQHVPEYNQALFVGELALDGRLRHVNGILPIAMYAKESGFDRIYVPEVNAEEAALVQGIEIIPVESLAKLIKHLRSEEIINRYQRSAPTEEKTIKYELDFAYIAGQEQAKRAMEIAASGNHNILLSGPPGSGKTLLARSLPSILPDMANEEMLEVTKIYSVSGMTSGAKTLITKRPFRAPHHTTSGVAMVGGGQWPKPGEISLSHRGVLFLDEFPEFPRNVLEALRQPLEDGIVTVSRASGSLTFPAEFLLVAAQNPCPCGYLSDPDKRCVCTPTQIIRYQKKVSGPLLDRIDIHIEVPRVKYEKLATDKVAEESSVVRKRVNKAREKQNGRFRDNGKLKSNAEMTSKDIKEYCILEKEAEKLIASAVEGMKLSARSYHRILKIARTIADLNESDIISSAHIAEALQYRPKEKAY; this is translated from the coding sequence ATATTTTACTCTACAATTAAGTTAGTTAAAACTAATAACTCAAAGGGGCCTTTTGGGACTAAGAGGCTAAGAACTGAAATGCAGGGAGGGGATTTGAATAAAGTTGCGCGTGTTCTATCGGCAACGACGATGGGTTTGGAATGCTATCCGATCGAGGTGGAAGTCGACATCGGAGCAGGACTGCCCTCTTTTACTATTGTGGGACTTCCGGATAAGGCCATCGATGAAAGCAAGGAGCGGATTCGCTCGGCGATCAAAAATTGCCACTTACCCTTCCCCCAACATCGTCTGACGGTAAATCTGGCGCCTGCCGACATGAAAAAAGAGGGTCCGAGCTTTGACCTGCCAATGGCGGTAGGGATTCTTTTGGCATCAGAGCAGCTGCAACACGTTCCCGAATACAACCAAGCGCTGTTTGTCGGAGAGTTAGCACTAGACGGTAGGCTTCGGCATGTAAATGGGATTCTCCCGATAGCAATGTATGCCAAAGAGTCTGGATTTGATCGAATTTATGTCCCCGAAGTAAATGCGGAGGAAGCGGCCCTTGTTCAAGGAATTGAGATTATTCCTGTAGAAAGCTTAGCGAAATTGATTAAACATCTTCGGAGTGAAGAAATAATCAATAGATATCAAAGATCAGCGCCTACTGAAGAAAAAACTATCAAATATGAATTGGATTTTGCTTATATCGCCGGACAAGAACAAGCGAAAAGGGCGATGGAGATTGCCGCTTCGGGCAATCACAATATTCTCTTATCCGGTCCTCCCGGATCGGGTAAAACATTACTTGCAAGATCGCTCCCGAGTATTTTGCCAGATATGGCAAACGAGGAGATGCTAGAAGTAACAAAAATCTATTCAGTTTCCGGCATGACTAGTGGAGCAAAAACATTGATAACAAAACGTCCGTTTCGAGCGCCACACCATACAACATCAGGAGTTGCTATGGTTGGTGGAGGTCAGTGGCCAAAACCAGGTGAGATATCTCTTTCCCATCGCGGAGTTTTGTTTTTGGATGAATTCCCCGAATTTCCCAGAAACGTTCTTGAAGCCCTGCGCCAGCCGCTCGAAGATGGAATTGTCACAGTATCTCGTGCGTCCGGATCATTGACTTTCCCAGCAGAGTTTTTACTTGTTGCCGCCCAGAATCCGTGTCCGTGCGGATATCTTTCCGACCCAGATAAACGCTGTGTTTGCACGCCGACCCAGATAATCCGCTACCAGAAAAAGGTTTCTGGTCCTTTGCTTGACCGCATCGATATCCATATTGAAGTCCCGCGGGTGAAATACGAAAAACTTGCCACGGATAAAGTTGCGGAGGAATCATCTGTGGTTCGCAAGAGGGTGAACAAGGCACGAGAGAAACAAAATGGACGATTTCGCGACAATGGTAAATTAAAATCGAATGCCGAAATGACCTCGAAAGATATCAAAGAATATTGTATATTGGAAAAAGAAGCTGAAAAATTAATTGCTAGTGCAGTTGAAGGAATGAAGCTATCTGCGCGCTCGTATCATAGAATTTTAAAAATTGCCCGTACGATTGCTGATCTTAATGAATCCGACATTATAAGTTCTGCTCACATTGCTGAAGCACTTCAATACAGACCCAAAGAAAAGGCCTATTAA
- a CDS encoding ABC transporter substrate-binding protein translates to MSPSERIISIVFSVLAIILIVIKGNQLFISNTEPIPAFGGSYNEEVLGDVKYLNPVLAKSDAEKSISGLIYDGLVKIGEDGNVIPDLAKSWEISNDGLVYTFQLQNGIAFHNGQNFSAADVISTINLIQDPNIKSAYLDEWKDVDVTSPDPSVVTFTLPRPYGPFIYQCIQGIISQDDVNSSLVDNFNGTGPYKFIKTLSIQNGGGKKVTLSANRNYFNGSPYIKDISFDAFPDAQISLATSLINNYQATAGLPNPNDDFQNKDFETERQLALIANLRQPNMANVDIRSRIMQFLPGDKIKVRLLALDAKAQRDKADELIQKANAANIEIEANFVKSVDYPNAILERNYDLILYGFDYGYDRDPYVFWHGSQSDAMNLAGYKDKSSDILLEDARMISDSVARNAKYDQFFESVKNQNLIVFFPYSKYNFSVKSNIHGIGNIRANKPQDMFANITQWFITERRVSK, encoded by the coding sequence ATGTCTCCAAGCGAAAGAATTATTTCGATCGTGTTTTCAGTTTTGGCTATCATACTCATTGTAATCAAGGGCAATCAGTTATTTATCTCAAATACTGAACCAATTCCTGCATTTGGCGGATCGTATAACGAAGAAGTATTGGGTGACGTTAAATATTTGAATCCTGTGCTTGCTAAATCTGATGCAGAAAAATCAATTTCCGGACTAATTTATGATGGTTTAGTGAAGATAGGCGAAGATGGAAATGTAATACCTGATTTGGCAAAAAGTTGGGAGATTTCAAACGATGGACTTGTTTATACTTTTCAATTGCAAAACGGGATTGCTTTTCATAACGGACAAAATTTTAGTGCGGCAGATGTAATTTCAACCATTAATTTAATTCAAGATCCTAATATAAAAAGTGCTTACCTCGATGAGTGGAAAGATGTGGATGTGACATCACCCGACCCGAGTGTTGTTACATTTACTTTGCCTCGACCATATGGCCCATTTATCTACCAATGTATTCAGGGGATAATTTCACAGGACGATGTAAATTCATCCCTGGTTGATAATTTCAACGGGACTGGCCCATATAAATTTATAAAGACGCTGAGTATCCAAAATGGAGGCGGAAAAAAAGTAACCCTTTCTGCCAATCGAAATTATTTTAATGGTTCGCCGTATATAAAAGATATTTCTTTTGATGCCTTTCCGGACGCCCAGATTTCACTTGCGACCTCATTAATCAATAATTATCAAGCCACTGCGGGACTTCCAAATCCAAATGACGATTTTCAAAATAAAGATTTTGAAACAGAGAGGCAGCTTGCTTTAATTGCAAACTTGCGCCAACCAAATATGGCGAATGTCGATATTCGATCACGCATAATGCAATTTTTGCCCGGAGATAAGATCAAGGTGAGACTCTTGGCGCTGGATGCTAAAGCCCAAAGAGACAAAGCTGATGAGTTAATCCAAAAAGCCAATGCGGCAAATATTGAAATTGAAGCAAATTTTGTTAAGTCGGTGGATTATCCAAATGCAATTTTGGAACGAAATTATGATCTAATATTGTATGGATTTGACTATGGTTATGATAGGGATCCATATGTTTTCTGGCATGGAAGCCAATCGGATGCGATGAATTTGGCGGGTTATAAAGATAAGAGTTCGGATATTCTTTTGGAAGATGCGCGGATGATTTCGGATTCTGTTGCCCGAAATGCTAAATATGATCAGTTTTTTGAATCGGTTAAAAACCAGAATCTGATTGTATTTTTTCCATATTCAAAGTACAATTTTTCAGTAAAATCGAATATACATGGAATAGGGAACATCAGGGCAAATAAACCACAAGACATGTTTGCAAATATTACGCAGTGGTTTATCACCGAAAGGCGTGTGTCAAAATAA
- the secG gene encoding preprotein translocase subunit SecG yields MIFTLKILQIIFAVLLTIAILLQQRGSGLGMVFGGEGNVYRSRRGIEKTLFYATIVLAVLFCVSALLTVFLG; encoded by the coding sequence ATGATTTTTACCCTTAAAATTTTACAGATCATCTTCGCAGTTTTGCTCACGATCGCCATTCTTTTGCAGCAACGGGGCTCTGGTCTTGGTATGGTCTTTGGCGGTGAGGGCAATGTATATCGATCCAGAAGGGGAATCGAAAAAACTTTATTTTATGCCACAATAGTGCTTGCAGTCTTATTTTGCGTCTCGGCGCTTCTCACGGTATTTCTCGGATGA
- a CDS encoding HD domain-containing protein, whose protein sequence is MTYDRQKYLEAIRAELETNIFYHSLALEACMGGIFDYLKEQNKLGADDDRDEWALAGLIHDIDYSEENKADHPHKTREVLAKYKLEISDKVDRIVKAHGPELTKIYPESKAEWAIFCADSLTGLITAVALVYPSKKLDEVKLKSVTKRFHKEPRFAAGTRRDEVSMCEKADGLNIPVDKFIEICLDSMKQIASNIEL, encoded by the coding sequence ATGACCTATGATAGGCAAAAATATTTGGAGGCGATAAGGGCGGAGCTTGAAACCAATATTTTTTATCATTCTCTGGCGCTTGAAGCCTGCATGGGCGGGATTTTTGATTATTTAAAAGAGCAAAACAAACTAGGAGCGGATGATGATCGCGATGAGTGGGCTCTTGCTGGGCTAATCCACGACATTGATTACTCTGAAGAAAATAAAGCTGATCATCCGCATAAAACGCGCGAGGTCCTTGCAAAATATAAGCTTGAGATTTCGGATAAAGTCGACCGGATTGTGAAAGCGCACGGTCCGGAGTTAACTAAAATCTATCCGGAGAGTAAAGCAGAGTGGGCGATTTTCTGTGCCGACAGCCTAACGGGCTTGATTACCGCGGTCGCTCTCGTTTATCCATCAAAAAAGTTGGATGAAGTGAAGCTAAAATCTGTCACAAAAAGGTTTCACAAAGAACCAAGATTTGCAGCTGGTACGAGACGAGATGAAGTCTCAATGTGCGAGAAAGCGGATGGTCTCAACATTCCCGTAGATAAATTCATCGAGATTTGCCTCGATTCAATGAAACAAATCGCAAGCAACATAGAGCTCTAA